A genomic region of Choristoneura fumiferana chromosome 17, NRCan_CFum_1, whole genome shotgun sequence contains the following coding sequences:
- the LOC141436853 gene encoding kin of IRRE-like protein 3 isoform X4, with protein MPTYTEVNPGEDALLKCRISDKKGVCSWQKDNKPVGIYRGKYEWANENSPLGGDCSLWVRAATLQLDDGQWQCQVTASNYDVQDALSSPPAALAVRVPPQSPRILFNGTHILPGQNITVPAGSRATVVCEARYGNPPAYIEWYLEKERLSAWSQTNASEVERPRVWAARSVLELGATRAAHGRQLACRAHHPSYPSPYYRDSYTMLDVTFVPVVSINGADPSTLANLEEGNSALTLECRADGNPSPYVWWTKNGQVIATNGAKLIIAPVMRNHSGIYGCQARNSVGTSDSVKIEIDVKYPPKVTWVGPDTVVEANLFSQVTLECKAEGNPPPSYQWYHNPNSAHINAMPEDGYPISTTPQLQLQNVSYNQHGRYICVAVNQIGLEDRSHQSEAITLNVLGPPVGAETLAANAWSGGEARVHASVCADPAPRRAAWLWGSLRLDVPSTIGRYRALEPTGAYGCYRYTLLISSTASTDARVYVLHVENERGFSSHAVSLTVHDSFLTETAHVAPLIAAALVITALLVVVLCLIIRCRRRRESVEYKTDDLDSEKTVLPADAVYSGPAAAVAAAAAARYSPGALQVRRAAVVLQPPTTV; from the exons CCAGTAGGAATATACCGTGGCAAGTACGAGTGGGCGAACGAAAACAGCCCATTAGGTGGCGACTGCTCACTGTGGGTGCGAGCGGCGACATTGCAGCTCGATGATGGACAGTGGCAGTGCCAAGTTACTGCCAGCAATTATGATGTTCAG GATGCCTTATCTAGTCCTCCCGCGGCCTTAGCAGTCCGCGTGCCACCGCAGTCGCCTCGCATCCTCTTCAACGGCACCCACATACTGCCCGGCCAGAACATCACGGTGCCAGCTGGTTCGCGGGCTACTGTCGTATGCGAAGCACGATATGGCAACCCGCCGGCTTACATCGAGTGGTATCTGG AGAAAGAGCGTCTCTCAGCCTGGAGCCAAACCAACGCGTCGGAGGTGGAACGGCCGCGCGTGTGGGCGGCGCGGTCGGTGCTGGAGCTGGGCGCCACGCGCGCCGCGCACGGCCGCCAACTGGCCTGTCGTGCCCACCACCCCTCCTACCCTTCGCCGTACTATCGGGACTCCTACACCATGCTTGATGTCACtt TTGTCCCAGTGGTGTCCATAAACGGCGCGGACCCCAGCACGCTGGCGAACCTGGAGGAAGGCAACAGTGCTTTAACGCTGGAATGTCGCGCGGACGGCAACCCCAGTCCGTACGTGTGGTGGACCAAGAACGGGCAAGTCATCGCCACCAACGGAGCCAAGCTGATCATAGCGCCCGTCATGAGGAATCACTCAG GAATCTACGGATGCCAAGCAAGAAACTCCGTGGGGACGTCAGATTCGGTCAAAATAGAAATTGATGTGAAAT ATCCACCCAAAGTGACGTGGGTTGGTCCTGATACTGTGGTAGAAGCTAATCTCTTCTCGCAAGTCACTCTGGAATGTAAGGCTGAGGGCAACCCGCCCCCTTCTTACCAGTGGTACCACAA CCCCAACTCGGCCCATATTAACGCTATGCCCGAAGACGGGTACCCTATCTCGACAACGCCCCAGCTGCAGCTTCAGAACGTATCGTACAATCAACATGGACGGTACATCTGCGTTGCTGTCAACCAAATAGGGTTGGAAGACAG GAGCCATCAATCCGAAGCGATAACCCTGAACGTGCTGGGCCCGCCGGTGGGCGCGGAGACCCTGGCGGCCAACGCGTGGAGCGGCGGCGAGGCGCGCGTGCACGCCTCCGTGTGCGCTGACCCGGCCCCGCGACGCGCCGCCTGGCTCTGGGGCAGCTTGCGGCTGGACGTTCCCTCCACCATAG GTCGCTACCGAGCACTAGAGCCAACAGGCGCGTACGGCTGCTATCGGTACACACTCCTCATCTCAAGTACAGCCAGCACAGATGCGCGCGTTTATGTGTTACACGTGGAGAACGAGCGGGGATTCTCCTCGCATGCTGTGTCGCTCACTGTACATG ATAGTTTTCTAACAGAGACCGCGCACGTGGCGCCTTTGATCGCGGCGGCGCTCGTGATCACCGCTCTGCTCGTGGTGGTGCTCTGCCTCATCATCCGGTGCCGGAGACGGAGAG AGAGCGTTGAATACAAGACTGATGATTTAGACAG CGAGAAGACGGTGCTCCCCGCGGACGCGGTATACTCCgggccggcggcggcggtggcggcggcggcggcggcgcgctacTCGCCGGGCGCGCTGCAGGTGCGCCGCGCCGCCGTCGTGCTGCAGCCGCCCACCACCGTGTGA
- the LOC141436853 gene encoding kin of IRRE-like protein 3 isoform X2: MNRNGFVKCLFLVISAIQVDAVQRFIEMPTYTEVNPGEDALLKCRISDKKGVCSWQKDNKPVGIYRGKYEWANENSPLGGDCSLWVRAATLQLDDGQWQCQVTASNYDVQDALSSPPAALAVRVPPQSPRILFNGTHILPGQNITVPAGSRATVVCEARYGNPPAYIEWYLEKERLSAWSQTNASEVERPRVWAARSVLELGATRAAHGRQLACRAHHPSYPSPYYRDSYTMLDVTFVPVVSINGADPSTLANLEEGNSALTLECRADGNPSPYVWWTKNGQVIATNGAKLIIAPVMRNHSGIYGCQARNSVGTSDSVKIEIDVKYPPKVTWVGPDTVVEANLFSQVTLECKAEGNPPPSYQWYHNPNSAHINAMPEDGYPISTTPQLQLQNVSYNQHGRYICVAVNQIGLEDRSHQSEAITLNVLGPPVGAETLAANAWSGGEARVHASVCADPAPRRAAWLWGSLRLDVPSTIGRYRALEPTGAYGCYRYTLLISSTASTDARVYVLHVENERGFSSHAVSLTVHDSFLTETAHVAPLIAAALVITALLVVVLCLIIRCRRRRESVEYKTDDLDSEKTVLPADAVYSGPAAAVAAAAAARYSPGALQVRRAAVVLQPPTTV, translated from the exons CCAGTAGGAATATACCGTGGCAAGTACGAGTGGGCGAACGAAAACAGCCCATTAGGTGGCGACTGCTCACTGTGGGTGCGAGCGGCGACATTGCAGCTCGATGATGGACAGTGGCAGTGCCAAGTTACTGCCAGCAATTATGATGTTCAG GATGCCTTATCTAGTCCTCCCGCGGCCTTAGCAGTCCGCGTGCCACCGCAGTCGCCTCGCATCCTCTTCAACGGCACCCACATACTGCCCGGCCAGAACATCACGGTGCCAGCTGGTTCGCGGGCTACTGTCGTATGCGAAGCACGATATGGCAACCCGCCGGCTTACATCGAGTGGTATCTGG AGAAAGAGCGTCTCTCAGCCTGGAGCCAAACCAACGCGTCGGAGGTGGAACGGCCGCGCGTGTGGGCGGCGCGGTCGGTGCTGGAGCTGGGCGCCACGCGCGCCGCGCACGGCCGCCAACTGGCCTGTCGTGCCCACCACCCCTCCTACCCTTCGCCGTACTATCGGGACTCCTACACCATGCTTGATGTCACtt TTGTCCCAGTGGTGTCCATAAACGGCGCGGACCCCAGCACGCTGGCGAACCTGGAGGAAGGCAACAGTGCTTTAACGCTGGAATGTCGCGCGGACGGCAACCCCAGTCCGTACGTGTGGTGGACCAAGAACGGGCAAGTCATCGCCACCAACGGAGCCAAGCTGATCATAGCGCCCGTCATGAGGAATCACTCAG GAATCTACGGATGCCAAGCAAGAAACTCCGTGGGGACGTCAGATTCGGTCAAAATAGAAATTGATGTGAAAT ATCCACCCAAAGTGACGTGGGTTGGTCCTGATACTGTGGTAGAAGCTAATCTCTTCTCGCAAGTCACTCTGGAATGTAAGGCTGAGGGCAACCCGCCCCCTTCTTACCAGTGGTACCACAA CCCCAACTCGGCCCATATTAACGCTATGCCCGAAGACGGGTACCCTATCTCGACAACGCCCCAGCTGCAGCTTCAGAACGTATCGTACAATCAACATGGACGGTACATCTGCGTTGCTGTCAACCAAATAGGGTTGGAAGACAG GAGCCATCAATCCGAAGCGATAACCCTGAACGTGCTGGGCCCGCCGGTGGGCGCGGAGACCCTGGCGGCCAACGCGTGGAGCGGCGGCGAGGCGCGCGTGCACGCCTCCGTGTGCGCTGACCCGGCCCCGCGACGCGCCGCCTGGCTCTGGGGCAGCTTGCGGCTGGACGTTCCCTCCACCATAG GTCGCTACCGAGCACTAGAGCCAACAGGCGCGTACGGCTGCTATCGGTACACACTCCTCATCTCAAGTACAGCCAGCACAGATGCGCGCGTTTATGTGTTACACGTGGAGAACGAGCGGGGATTCTCCTCGCATGCTGTGTCGCTCACTGTACATG ATAGTTTTCTAACAGAGACCGCGCACGTGGCGCCTTTGATCGCGGCGGCGCTCGTGATCACCGCTCTGCTCGTGGTGGTGCTCTGCCTCATCATCCGGTGCCGGAGACGGAGAG AGAGCGTTGAATACAAGACTGATGATTTAGACAG CGAGAAGACGGTGCTCCCCGCGGACGCGGTATACTCCgggccggcggcggcggtggcggcggcggcggcggcgcgctacTCGCCGGGCGCGCTGCAGGTGCGCCGCGCCGCCGTCGTGCTGCAGCCGCCCACCACCGTGTGA
- the LOC141436853 gene encoding kin of IRRE-like protein 3 isoform X3, translating to MNRNGFVKCLFLVLSAIQVDAVQRFIEMPTYTEVNPGEDALLKCRISDKKGVCSWQKDNKPVGIYRGKYEWANENSPLGGDCSLWVRAATLQLDDGQWQCQVTASNYDVQDALSSPPAALAVRVPPQSPRILFNGTHILPGQNITVPAGSRATVVCEARYGNPPAYIEWYLEKERLSAWSQTNASEVERPRVWAARSVLELGATRAAHGRQLACRAHHPSYPSPYYRDSYTMLDVTFVPVVSINGADPSTLANLEEGNSALTLECRADGNPSPYVWWTKNGQVIATNGAKLIIAPVMRNHSGIYGCQARNSVGTSDSVKIEIDVKYPPKVTWVGPDTVVEANLFSQVTLECKAEGNPPPSYQWYHNPNSAHINAMPEDGYPISTTPQLQLQNVSYNQHGRYICVAVNQIGLEDRSHQSEAITLNVLGPPVGAETLAANAWSGGEARVHASVCADPAPRRAAWLWGSLRLDVPSTIGRYRALEPTGAYGCYRYTLLISSTASTDARVYVLHVENERGFSSHAVSLTVHETAHVAPLIAAALVITALLVVVLCLIIRCRRRRESVEYKTDDLDSEKTVLPADAVYSGPAAAVAAAAAARYSPGALQVRRAAVVLQPPTTV from the exons CCAGTAGGAATATACCGTGGCAAGTACGAGTGGGCGAACGAAAACAGCCCATTAGGTGGCGACTGCTCACTGTGGGTGCGAGCGGCGACATTGCAGCTCGATGATGGACAGTGGCAGTGCCAAGTTACTGCCAGCAATTATGATGTTCAG GATGCCTTATCTAGTCCTCCCGCGGCCTTAGCAGTCCGCGTGCCACCGCAGTCGCCTCGCATCCTCTTCAACGGCACCCACATACTGCCCGGCCAGAACATCACGGTGCCAGCTGGTTCGCGGGCTACTGTCGTATGCGAAGCACGATATGGCAACCCGCCGGCTTACATCGAGTGGTATCTGG AGAAAGAGCGTCTCTCAGCCTGGAGCCAAACCAACGCGTCGGAGGTGGAACGGCCGCGCGTGTGGGCGGCGCGGTCGGTGCTGGAGCTGGGCGCCACGCGCGCCGCGCACGGCCGCCAACTGGCCTGTCGTGCCCACCACCCCTCCTACCCTTCGCCGTACTATCGGGACTCCTACACCATGCTTGATGTCACtt TTGTCCCAGTGGTGTCCATAAACGGCGCGGACCCCAGCACGCTGGCGAACCTGGAGGAAGGCAACAGTGCTTTAACGCTGGAATGTCGCGCGGACGGCAACCCCAGTCCGTACGTGTGGTGGACCAAGAACGGGCAAGTCATCGCCACCAACGGAGCCAAGCTGATCATAGCGCCCGTCATGAGGAATCACTCAG GAATCTACGGATGCCAAGCAAGAAACTCCGTGGGGACGTCAGATTCGGTCAAAATAGAAATTGATGTGAAAT ATCCACCCAAAGTGACGTGGGTTGGTCCTGATACTGTGGTAGAAGCTAATCTCTTCTCGCAAGTCACTCTGGAATGTAAGGCTGAGGGCAACCCGCCCCCTTCTTACCAGTGGTACCACAA CCCCAACTCGGCCCATATTAACGCTATGCCCGAAGACGGGTACCCTATCTCGACAACGCCCCAGCTGCAGCTTCAGAACGTATCGTACAATCAACATGGACGGTACATCTGCGTTGCTGTCAACCAAATAGGGTTGGAAGACAG GAGCCATCAATCCGAAGCGATAACCCTGAACGTGCTGGGCCCGCCGGTGGGCGCGGAGACCCTGGCGGCCAACGCGTGGAGCGGCGGCGAGGCGCGCGTGCACGCCTCCGTGTGCGCTGACCCGGCCCCGCGACGCGCCGCCTGGCTCTGGGGCAGCTTGCGGCTGGACGTTCCCTCCACCATAG GTCGCTACCGAGCACTAGAGCCAACAGGCGCGTACGGCTGCTATCGGTACACACTCCTCATCTCAAGTACAGCCAGCACAGATGCGCGCGTTTATGTGTTACACGTGGAGAACGAGCGGGGATTCTCCTCGCATGCTGTGTCGCTCACTGTACATG AGACCGCGCACGTGGCGCCTTTGATCGCGGCGGCGCTCGTGATCACCGCTCTGCTCGTGGTGGTGCTCTGCCTCATCATCCGGTGCCGGAGACGGAGAG AGAGCGTTGAATACAAGACTGATGATTTAGACAG CGAGAAGACGGTGCTCCCCGCGGACGCGGTATACTCCgggccggcggcggcggtggcggcggcggcggcggcgcgctacTCGCCGGGCGCGCTGCAGGTGCGCCGCGCCGCCGTCGTGCTGCAGCCGCCCACCACCGTGTGA
- the LOC141436853 gene encoding kin of IRRE-like protein 3 isoform X1 produces the protein MNRNGFVKCLFLVLSAIQVDAVQRFIEMPTYTEVNPGEDALLKCRISDKKGVCSWQKDNKPVGIYRGKYEWANENSPLGGDCSLWVRAATLQLDDGQWQCQVTASNYDVQDALSSPPAALAVRVPPQSPRILFNGTHILPGQNITVPAGSRATVVCEARYGNPPAYIEWYLEKERLSAWSQTNASEVERPRVWAARSVLELGATRAAHGRQLACRAHHPSYPSPYYRDSYTMLDVTFVPVVSINGADPSTLANLEEGNSALTLECRADGNPSPYVWWTKNGQVIATNGAKLIIAPVMRNHSGIYGCQARNSVGTSDSVKIEIDVKYPPKVTWVGPDTVVEANLFSQVTLECKAEGNPPPSYQWYHNPNSAHINAMPEDGYPISTTPQLQLQNVSYNQHGRYICVAVNQIGLEDRSHQSEAITLNVLGPPVGAETLAANAWSGGEARVHASVCADPAPRRAAWLWGSLRLDVPSTIGRYRALEPTGAYGCYRYTLLISSTASTDARVYVLHVENERGFSSHAVSLTVHDSFLTETAHVAPLIAAALVITALLVVVLCLIIRCRRRRESVEYKTDDLDSEKTVLPADAVYSGPAAAVAAAAAARYSPGALQVRRAAVVLQPPTTV, from the exons CCAGTAGGAATATACCGTGGCAAGTACGAGTGGGCGAACGAAAACAGCCCATTAGGTGGCGACTGCTCACTGTGGGTGCGAGCGGCGACATTGCAGCTCGATGATGGACAGTGGCAGTGCCAAGTTACTGCCAGCAATTATGATGTTCAG GATGCCTTATCTAGTCCTCCCGCGGCCTTAGCAGTCCGCGTGCCACCGCAGTCGCCTCGCATCCTCTTCAACGGCACCCACATACTGCCCGGCCAGAACATCACGGTGCCAGCTGGTTCGCGGGCTACTGTCGTATGCGAAGCACGATATGGCAACCCGCCGGCTTACATCGAGTGGTATCTGG AGAAAGAGCGTCTCTCAGCCTGGAGCCAAACCAACGCGTCGGAGGTGGAACGGCCGCGCGTGTGGGCGGCGCGGTCGGTGCTGGAGCTGGGCGCCACGCGCGCCGCGCACGGCCGCCAACTGGCCTGTCGTGCCCACCACCCCTCCTACCCTTCGCCGTACTATCGGGACTCCTACACCATGCTTGATGTCACtt TTGTCCCAGTGGTGTCCATAAACGGCGCGGACCCCAGCACGCTGGCGAACCTGGAGGAAGGCAACAGTGCTTTAACGCTGGAATGTCGCGCGGACGGCAACCCCAGTCCGTACGTGTGGTGGACCAAGAACGGGCAAGTCATCGCCACCAACGGAGCCAAGCTGATCATAGCGCCCGTCATGAGGAATCACTCAG GAATCTACGGATGCCAAGCAAGAAACTCCGTGGGGACGTCAGATTCGGTCAAAATAGAAATTGATGTGAAAT ATCCACCCAAAGTGACGTGGGTTGGTCCTGATACTGTGGTAGAAGCTAATCTCTTCTCGCAAGTCACTCTGGAATGTAAGGCTGAGGGCAACCCGCCCCCTTCTTACCAGTGGTACCACAA CCCCAACTCGGCCCATATTAACGCTATGCCCGAAGACGGGTACCCTATCTCGACAACGCCCCAGCTGCAGCTTCAGAACGTATCGTACAATCAACATGGACGGTACATCTGCGTTGCTGTCAACCAAATAGGGTTGGAAGACAG GAGCCATCAATCCGAAGCGATAACCCTGAACGTGCTGGGCCCGCCGGTGGGCGCGGAGACCCTGGCGGCCAACGCGTGGAGCGGCGGCGAGGCGCGCGTGCACGCCTCCGTGTGCGCTGACCCGGCCCCGCGACGCGCCGCCTGGCTCTGGGGCAGCTTGCGGCTGGACGTTCCCTCCACCATAG GTCGCTACCGAGCACTAGAGCCAACAGGCGCGTACGGCTGCTATCGGTACACACTCCTCATCTCAAGTACAGCCAGCACAGATGCGCGCGTTTATGTGTTACACGTGGAGAACGAGCGGGGATTCTCCTCGCATGCTGTGTCGCTCACTGTACATG ATAGTTTTCTAACAGAGACCGCGCACGTGGCGCCTTTGATCGCGGCGGCGCTCGTGATCACCGCTCTGCTCGTGGTGGTGCTCTGCCTCATCATCCGGTGCCGGAGACGGAGAG AGAGCGTTGAATACAAGACTGATGATTTAGACAG CGAGAAGACGGTGCTCCCCGCGGACGCGGTATACTCCgggccggcggcggcggtggcggcggcggcggcggcgcgctacTCGCCGGGCGCGCTGCAGGTGCGCCGCGCCGCCGTCGTGCTGCAGCCGCCCACCACCGTGTGA